From the Synchiropus splendidus isolate RoL2022-P1 chromosome 3, RoL_Sspl_1.0, whole genome shotgun sequence genome, the window CTCAGGGTGAAACCACCTTTGAGCAGGACCGTCTCGTTGAAGGAGGCTGTCTGAGCCCACTGCACAACGGCACCAGTTACCGGGAGGTGCGGCAGTTCCAGTCCCCTCATCATCTggtgcgcttttattttgtcaccagAGTGTACTCCAGCTACATGCGGAGCATTCTGGAAGACTTCAGACGCGGCACAAAGCCAGACCTTGTCATCATCAACTCCTGTCTGTGGGACATTTCCAGGTAAATGCATCAGCACCATCTGGCGCAGGCCGTCACAGATCCACTCACCGGCATGTGTCTGCAGGTATGGCCGCGACTGGGTGTCGCAGTACAAGAGGGACCTGTCGCAGTTTTTCCAACACATTGACGGGGTGCTCCCAGATGAAGCCCTGGTAATCTGGACTCAGACCATGCCGCTGGCAGAGCAGATCCGAGGGGGCTTCCTCGTGCCAGAGGCATGTCTTCTTCATCACACAGAAACCTCTGGATAACTGGAGATGAATCATGACAGAGACTTCCTCTGTGTCAGACTAAAACAGTCACTATTGTCCTCCTCAGATCTCCCACAGAGCTCCTGCCATAAGTCACAATGTGATCGAGGCAAACTTTTACAGCGCCACTCTGGCTGATGCCTACGACATGGATGTCCTCgacctccacttcctcttcaggTTCTCCCTCAGGCACCGAGCAAAAGATGGCATCCATTGGAACGCCATCGTGCACAGACGCATCTCCTCAATGCTGATGCTACATGTGGCCCAGGCCTGGGGAGTGAGCTTGAGTGACCCTGTCATCCCACCGCCTGCTTTTGGTGAGGAACACCACGCAGTTGTTCAACGCAAACCAAACATACAAGTGATGCTCCCAGTCTTagccagcagatggcgcacTATGCTGAAGACATCTGTCCCACCAACCAGGTCTCTCTAGTCATCAGTCTCTGCATATTTTTTAACTGTGTGTTCTGAGCAAACTTAagctcattattatttttaacctGTGAATGTGGCATTATTCAGATGATGCTATCAAACAACTTTCTGGTTTGTGGCGTTGACACACAGGACAATGAGATACACTCAGAAGTGTTGCTGGGCTTGTCTCCTCAGGGAGCCATCATCAGGTGCAACCTCTTGCTGGTGGTCTCACTGGAGAGTCACTCACGAACCTCTCTGCACCAGCAACACGACAAGCACCTGCCAGGACTCCTCCTCAGCACCAGAGACGTCAGTATTACACACTCTCTATGATATCATTTTAGAAACACAATTGCTctcatttttttaagttttttttttttttaatcatttgacTGATAATGAAATCCGTAAAATAATGGGTGGGATGTTTGATGAAACTAGTTTAGTTCATTAACCAGAGTGATATCTCCTGAGCTAAGGTTAGGTTCATCAGAGTATAAACTGTGGTTATTTAAGATGCCTCTCTTTGCACTTGGTTGGAAATTTGGTGGTAAAGGTGCCGTTTGTCTGGCAGGATTCCACTACCCGATGGCAGGCTACAGGCAGGACGCTGACACGACGAGGGGCCGGCTCACGCATCACCACTACAAACCATACAGTGACCAAGGACGACCCAGAGGCAGCTACTACTAGGTTTAAAGTAGATTTTTTTACTGAGTTTTTAAGGGACAAAGGCAAACTCTTATCAAATGAGGAGCTACTTTGAGTTTGTATttggggaagaaaaacaggcaGAGCGATGATCTGTATGTTCACTGTTCCAAAGTAAAAAGcttgtttttgctttgtaattatttgaaatgttttcctggaagtcaaacacagacacagaacGTAGTGAGCCCATTTATTAATCAATACAAGAAAGTGAAAATTGTCGAGTGTGAGGCGGACGTCTCtagtccagcagcagcttgtgcacttgtgtcagctgctgctgtgacaggaCGAGTCGGTGGACTTGTTCTTGTCCTCGGGTGCAGGGAATTGCCACACGACCAACAAACACCGtcccctctttcttctctccgTTAGCCTGCAGCAAACACCACCACATACCGTTAGGAGGCAGCAGTGAGCAACTAGCTTCCAAGTTAAAAATACAGTGGCTTCAACCAAAAGACTTTGAGGTGCAAGGAGGATTTCTACCTTAACATAGGAGGATACTGGGAATGTGGCGAAGTCTGTAGCAGCTTTGGCTCCAGGCTGGTTGCTGATGACGTGCTCTGCTACCTCCCCCTGGAAGAGAAGGAGCTGCAGGTTTAAGACACCCAGCAGGGCAGAGACAATGGTTGCACTGAAGGAAGAGGTTCACCTGGAGCTTGTTCAGAGCATCACTGAGGTTCTGTAGTCGAGCCATCTGCTCCATCAGCTGAGCACCAGGACTCACTGGGGAGCACAAGACAGGTTAGTTCATGAAATGTAACTGTTTCATCAGGTAAAAGATCAAGCATGTCAATGGAACTTTAGGCCTCCATTTACAGAAGAGTCTTTTGAGAAAAATGATCACTGAAAGACGGGCACCTGTCGTCTTCCCGGTCACATCCACCACCTTCACTCCGGCGCTCAGCTTCAGCAGCGTGGCCAGCAGCTGGTCGGTACGGCGGTAGAGTCCCGTGTTGAGCCCTTCAGGAGGAGTGGAGGGGGACTTTGGTACCTGTGGCAGTTTGGCAGGGCAGAGGGGCGGCAGTGAGGCCAGCTGGGCCCGGATTTTCTCTGCCTGTGGGGCAGAACAACACGGGTTAGAGTTTCCTGAAGGTAAAAGGAGGGCTGACACTAGAACCACAGGACCTTCAGTCGGTTGTTCTCATTCTTGAGATGCTTGATGCCGAGTCTTTGAGCCTCAACCTGCTGCCTGAGCAGAGGAGAGTCCACGACCTGGAGAGGACCAGACATGGCCGAGGTTGTACCTGGTGAGCAGAAGACGCCTTTTTAGTGAACATAAAATGACCTCAGACTCCCAGATCAAAGATCATACGCTCATGTTAACCCATTTCATACTCATCATATTCAGAATCCTGTGCTGCTTTATCGCTTTGTACGAAAAATGAATCAGCCACTACATGTAATTTACCAAATTCTTGAACCTCACCTCCGACAGATCCTTGAACAACTGAAGCAATTCCAGCGATGGCAGGCCCCCGCAGACCCTCAATGGTCATCTTAGACTGGTTATTGACACGCTGTTTAAGCTCTGCCTTCTCAGCCTCCAGCTGGTCGATGTCAGCCTGCAGGGCGTCCATGGTCTCCTCAAACTCCCTGAGGTTTGACCACAGAACAAGTCAGAACCGGCAGAGCTAGAATACAGAAAAGGTTCCATCTCTCTGGCctacttttctttcttcttcaaaacCAACAAGTTTTCATCCAGTTTGCTCTGGATCTTATCCACTCGCTCGTCTGCATCCTTCGTGGATGTGTCCAGCTTCTTCTCGAGGAGGCTCAGACGCACGTTGGCCTCGCTCAGCTCCTCCCCCTAGTGGGCAAAATACAGACATGAGTTTGCTCTAAGAAGGGCTCAAAAACAAAGCAACTCACCTTGATCTTGAGAGACTTCTTAAGCTCCTTGATGACtgtttctctgtcctccagtttTGCTCCCAGTCCCTCTGCATCGGTCATCTCTGCCCTGACGCTAGCAGCTCGGATCTCCACAGGAGCACTCTGGAGGTAAATGTGAAAAGTGGGAGCTGAGAATGTTTAGCCTCCACGAATCGCTCACATTACAAAGGTCTGGTACCTTGCCCTGAGGTTTGTCGGCGTCGTACTCTCCCTCTTGCATGGCAGTAGCCATCTTGTTCATGGTCGCGATCACAGAGCTGCAGGACTGACGCAGACTCTCCAGAGCGTTCAGACCGTGAGCACCATAAACCTGCAAAGAGATAAAGaagttatattttgtttttttcaataactCAAATTGTGGCATTGTGTTTGTAAAGGTCAAAGAatgtttggaagaaaaaaaatgccctTATCAATATAACTTGGTTCACATACATTCAAAAGTTTAGGCAGCCAAAAGAAAGCACGGTGGCTGGCCTTCAGGGTCACAAAGTTCAGGATACCTGCTCCACTACTTTGCAGACGATGTCCTCCACTTTCAGGGCGTTGAGTCCTTCCTGTTCAGCCAGTGGAGCGATCATCtgagctcctgcagcagccaCCTCCTGCAGCACGGCCACCACCCTGGTCAGCTGCCTCCTGCACTCGGTCAGAGTCTCAGCAACCTATGGGAAAATGAACACTCAGCGTGCACCACTCTCTTCTTCTgaggaaaaatgttttcacccCTCCTCACTTCAGAGCTGAAACTAAGGGCAGCAGGAACGCCGACCACGTCTGTTCCTGGCATTCTGCGGCGAATCTTCTTGCAGAACTGACGGATGTCGGAGCATGACGTGTCCAGATCCTTAAGCAGAACCGCCAGGCCAGAACTCTCCTGACCAGCGGACAAAAACGCCCGCAGACGAACAACCTCCACACCCATGCAGTCCAGGGCACTCTGGGTAAACTGCAGGGCAAAGATTGAATTCGGCTTTGGAGCTTGACAGAATAATATGGTCCAATGGTGTTTAAGTTGGAGACATACCTTGATGTGGTCTCCCAGCTGGACAGTGCAGTCTTCAGCGTGATCTGACAGGTGGACGTTGTACAGTTGCTGCGTGACACGGTCATGTTaaacaagtcagacacgagCATTGGGAGATTTGAGGCTGTTACCTGATAGTACTTGATGGCCTTGGTAAGTGGCTCCACCTGGACAGTCTCGTCCAGTTGGTCTTTGTGCAGTAGGTCAATGAAGTAATCCAGCGATCGCTCGTGGAAGCTCATCTCAGTGTACAGAGTTCCCATACGTTTGAACACCTCCACGCTGCACGAGTTCAGGGCCCTGAACATTTCAACGTCCTTCAGTTAGATCTATGACAATTGCCTTCTGAATATGAACTCTGGTTTGGTTGAAATCCAGGTGTCACTCACTGCTCATATTTATGCAGCGTAGACTGCAGTAGGTTGAGGGAGTAGACCAGTCCAGAGGCGAAGCTGCGCTGCTCTCCAGGGGGTCCCCGGAGAGCTGTTCCTGGCGTGATGGAGCTGTTAAGATCGAACTTCTCCTGAGCTTGTTTGCTGATCAGCTCTGCCTGCAGGGAGCAAGCATATATGGATGGAGTTGTGAGAAGGTTCAGGCAGACAAAACATCAACTGGTGGTACCTTGCAGATGATGCGGGGgatgagcagcagcaccaggatgCAGTCATGGTCTCCTCCGTGACGCAGGAAGGAGTCTGGCATGAAGGAAGTGAGCAGGGACACCTGTCTGTTGGCCTGTGCCACCTCCATCTTCCTCAGCTCCATCTCAATGGCCTAGACACACAGATATATATGAGGAAACAAGACAGTTGAACAGCCAAATACATTCAGGCCTGCTCTTGACAGCCTCCGCCTGGAGATCAAGGAGCTGCATGGAATCATGAGCCCACCTTGGCGTACGCTTTGGTCTCTGCAAACTTGATCTTGAAGTCAAAGAGCTCAGCAGCAGGTTGTTGAACCGTCTCGCTCGTGGCACTCTGCTGACTCATAAGCTCTTTGTTGGCATCCTGGGGGACGACAGCGAGTCAGAGTCACAGGAAGTCGACTCTCATGGCTGCATGGAAGGCTCCGCTCACCTGGAGACTGTTAGTGAGGTCTCTGTATTTGTTGATAGTGTTCTGGTAGTCGGCGACCGTCTCCTGAGCtgcctccaccttcttctccgCCTCCCGCACCTTGGCTGCGCTCAGGTCCAGCTGCTCCCGCAGCTCCATCTCAGTTTCGCGggcattttcctgcagctcgtCGTTCATCTCGTTGATTGCTTCCTAGATCAGACAGAGAGGGATGTGTTTGCTGATCAGTGCAGAGCAGGgatgggcaattacatttcctaaggggccaggttagATACTGCGACTGTGGAGAGGTGCTGTCAAACccaaaagagagagaaaaaaaagtaattggaCTTTAAAAAATGTGCAGATCTAAACcatattcaatttaaatattctcaatgtgtctcatatatttcaaaatctactgtCAATTTTatgggacaagaaatactcctaaaataatacggaaaagacaaacaatttaaataaataaataaataaaacaaggaagttatgtttcagttgcatcataataaacaaaaaacaatgcacaagacaaaaatgtcaaacattctGACGTGATcacttttatagttttactctgactccaggaggaccacataaatacagtcaaagggccgcactttgcccaggtctggtgtagAGGATGCTTTGAAAATCTGAAGTGAAGCTCACCAGATCTGTTACAGTCTCCCTCAGCTCCCTGACCTTCTCCTCCAGGTCAAGGTTCCTCTCAGTCAGTGTCTCTACCATCTCTTCAGAGCCCAGAGCTGCGTCCACCTAAACATGAAGAGAGCGTTATCCCTTTTACATCAGAGTGGATATGAATAAATATGCTTTTGTGTTTCCAGGAGCTTCACCTGCTCCTTCAGCTCATCGATGGTTGTCTCAGCCTGTGTCAactgctcctgcagcttctccttCTGGCTACGGAATGTCTCCAGCTCAGAGCTCTTCTTTTCCATCTGCTTCTGAAGCTTGACATGTTCATGCTTCTCCGAGGCGGAGAGGTCACGCATTCTGAAGATATCGGAGAAAAGAACAACTCTACACCTGCTCCAACTTATTTTGTCCGGGTGCTTGATCGTCACAACTCTCAAGCACCTTCATCTCAATATTTGCATCACTACACTTGTCAAGTCTTGAATCTTCACCAACAACATGAACGTTGCGTGACTGTTTCCCAAGGTCAGAACTAATACAGTCAAATGAGAACGGGAACACACCTGACCAGCGCCTCCTTCAGTCGTGCATTCTGCTCCTCCAACTGTTTGACTTGGTAACTGGATGCCGCTCCGTCAGAACCTGCAGGACAAATTCAATTCTACATCAGATCAACATAAACGGTAAACGGTGGAGGCAAAGTAGAAGTCTGAGCTGAGGCCAAACCTTTCTCAGAGATCTCGTGTCTGATGATTTCCAGATCCATGGACAGTTCCTCTACCTTCTCCTTCAGAGTCTCCACCTCCACTTGCAGGGACTCTGCCCGCTCCTCTGCCATCTCTTTGTCCAGTGTAGCCATTTCTATAGCGTCTGCTGTGTCTGACATCTCCTCCATGTAGCGATCTTTAGCCTCCTGAGCCTCCCGTgcttcctgtttagaaacaaaggaaaaaatgaatgttttaagtAATACTTAGATGAAAGTTGCGATCAGGGAAGCTAGCAGAGTTTGGTGAGGGGAAACaataatatttctgttttcGGCTGGTTCAGCTGAAAGAAATGTGCTGTCCACATGGTGACATCACCAAGACAGCCTGGAACAGCAGCCATGCCTGGGGAGTTCTTGATGGGTAAGGAAATATTGAAAAGAAAGACCTCTGGTTTCATAACCTAAGCTAGACGGCCTCTttccaagtcttttttttaccTAAATGTTTATCTCAAATGAGCAGCCAACAGAACAGCTTCATCAAAAAAGCTGAGAGATGCACAACCACCAAACTCTATTCaattaaataatattaatttaatttattttcagaggTTGAAATGGCCAGACCTTCTTGGCCTCCTTCAGCTGCCTCTGCAGTTcattctgctgctcctgcaTTTTGTTCTTccactcctgcagctgctccagttgGATCTTGTGTTTCTCCAGCTCCTTTAATTTGGCTTTGTCCTCTGTTCGCTTCATCTTAAgtgtctccagcttctcctccaggtcTTTGACCTGAGCGCGCAGCGACTCCTCCTCCTTGAAAAAAGCGAGAAAGCAGCATTGATGAGCAGCACTATAACACAATACAAAATTGTTGGTACAAAACTTGCAGCTATTACATAAAGCTGCATTAAAATTATTTGGAGCAGGGAGGAAAGATTCAGTGTATCTAGAGTTTATTGCCACAACATTCAGCGCAAGTGTATCGCTGCGGAACATAAGCCAAACTCCGGGTTATGGCAATGCATCCAGCCCACATTATTTTGGTGTAAAGCGTTATATAAGAGAAGCATTTAGGAGAAAATTATGAATATAATAAGATAGCAGTGTCATTTAATACTGATAATTGATTAAGGAAACATTCAAAACTAACTTGATGTGTCAtaacaaaataatgttaaagCAATTTAGAGTTGAAATAACAGCATTAgcggaaacaaaaaaagaccttAAACCAACACCAACatttattatgaattattattattattatagctcTTATAAATGGGTTCTGAGGATTACTTTCAGATTAAGAAAATGATAATTGTGCGATTGCTGTTGAAAGTCTCACACATTTAATTTTTAAGTGAATATAGAAGTGAATTAGTTCATGCTGGATCAGACCATTATGGTGTG encodes:
- the LOC128755941 gene encoding PC-esterase domain-containing protein 1A-like is translated as MQVCSPQDVRCCVSHQQTRQLLHNKFVVVLGDSNLRAVYKDLVLLLQKDKYLTQAQLKTKGETTFEQDRLVEGGCLSPLHNGTSYREVRQFQSPHHLVRFYFVTRVYSSYMRSILEDFRRGTKPDLVIINSCLWDISRYGRDWVSQYKRDLSQFFQHIDGVLPDEALVIWTQTMPLAEQIRGGFLVPEISHRAPAISHNVIEANFYSATLADAYDMDVLDLHFLFRFSLRHRAKDGIHWNAIVHRRISSMLMLHVAQAWGVSLSDPVIPPPAFGSHHQVQPLAGGLTGESLTNLSAPATRQAPARTPPQHQRRFHYPMAGYRQDADTTRGRLTHHHYKPYSDQGRPRGSYY